A window of Solanum stenotomum isolate F172 chromosome 9, ASM1918654v1, whole genome shotgun sequence genomic DNA:
TAACACCCCAATTAGGATTATATGGAGAAGCAAGCCATGGGTTCAGATCCTACCACAAAGAAAAACTTGATAGTTAAGTGGAGAAGGATAAAGTGGTCGACCTATTATTCACCTAGTTTCGAACTTTGCATCATTGGCCTAGTAGTAGTATTGTCATCCCCGGGGATCAGTTGATACTGTACGTTATAGTTTCTCAATTATCCTATTACCAAGAGTTTATGTTTTTCAGAATAATTTTAGTATTGCAGGTTACAAATACTGCTGCTGAAATAGTAGATGTTAATATTGTATTTTGATTTGTGTTCTGAGACATCATTGTGTAGGTGATGCTTCCTTGGGTAGTCTTCTCGCCAAGGAGTTGACGAGTGATCATAATGCACATAGGTTGGACGAGAAGGCTAGGGTTGAAGCTTCTGGAGGTGTATTTAAATCCATCCTTGATTTTGTTCCTCTTCTCATGGGCCACTTTCCCATGACTCGAGCTATTGGTGATGTTCCTTTGAAAAGGTACGACTTCTTGAAGGCGGTTAATCTGTTCAATGCATTGCAGTTCCTGTTTCATGATTACAtaagtgtgtgtgtgtatttGATGCATATAACATGTGAATATCATAACGTTGATGGATTTGTTGTGCTATTTTTTCAGCTATGGCATCATAGCTGATCCAGAGGTGACTGATTGGCTATCTTTAACTTCAAAAGATGAGTTTTTGGTGGTGGCATCTGATGGAATATTTGAAAGTGTAACTCCCCAAGCAGTGTGTGATTTTCTAAATGAAGTAGAGGACTATTCAAATCCATCATTATTGGCTCATCAACTCATTCAGAAAGCATATTTAGAAGGCAGCAATGATAATTTATCAGTCGTTTTGGTTCCATTGGGATCAAGGGACCTCTTGTAGATGATTTATTAGTTGTTTCTGGTTCCACTTGTATGTAGAGGTTTTAGGGAGAGAAAATTTATCTATGAAAAAGTTGGTATAGTAACATAGCCTGTCGCATAAGGCTTGCTTGGTGCGATTTACATCTCCCGTGTGGTTTACAGGTTATTACACTGTGGGGGTTTACCCAGTGCGCAAGTGCTCACCACAGAGCGCTCACCCAAAGGGCAGAGGCTGTGGCAGAGGCCGTATCAGTTGCGATTATCCCGGGGTTCCAAAAAAAACTCTCATCTTGTTAAATAGTGTCGTGATTTGGTGATAGGAAGTTTGAACCTTGATATTTAAGTGGACAAGGATGGAGGAATGGAttattatccaccgagtttcaAACAGTGCGTCACTGACCTTGAAAATTACTTGGTCGTATAGAATAAGTTTGAGATTATGCCATGTGCATACCACTAGAGATAATTGATAGGTTTATCGGAAACAATCTCGCTACTTACACAAGTAGGACTTAAAattggattaccattttgtccctatactaaattaaaatatttggttaattaaaaattatttttcttctcatctttttttaataatttcctcttttgttttacataaatttaaaaggtCATAAACACGTTGTTTAAGAAATATTAAAGCACAATTGTGAAACTATTGCTGGAGAATTGCGAGAGTTAGTTGTAAATTGTAATTATGAATTGTCTTAATATTAAATGTGAATCCATTTTATGTTTTAGGCCAAGAACTCATTAGAATAAATACCATGTCATATAccattttcaagaaatttaaaagccTTATTAATAAATGTTTAACATCTTAATGGATTGCAAAattatatctatatttaaagtaaaaaaatccAGTAATTGCAGTACTGCACTTCTCATCAAAATCTGGTCCTATTGATCTTCAACTATGTTTATAAACTCAGAAGATTTAATTCTCATTACACAATAGCATAAGGACACTTCTCTCgacatttttcaattttgagtCTGCAATGCTGCATTCAAGAATCTAAAAAGACGTGATTTtacattaaatattatattccaAATCAGTTATAAGCCATTCACTTCTCATATTCTCCCATATAGATATTTCAATCGTATATGTCTAATTTATGGGCAGGGGaaacaaaagtttaaattaGATAGGGTGGagtgatactttttttttttccttttttgtttcattaaaccttaatttattgatttgatgtCTAATTATATGGATGATGgaagttaaaattatataaagtggGTAAAgcttttgtttcctttttatttatcaattggaaatacttttgtttctttttttttttgtagaaaataCTTctgtttcatatttttatttacacaatttatttatattttagattaGTACATAAGTATGTGTATATGCAAATCCAAggttataatttcttttatatgttCCCAACTTCTTTTGCAgtatttaattgatttattttttaaattagcacataaatatgtatatatacaaattgaaggttatcatttcttttaaatgtttctatttatattttggttTGATAGTGAAGTAGTAACaactatattattttctttttctttctagcAAATTTGcacttttattacttttttcttaaatattagaGTGCCAtactttttataaaatatgacaatattttaCCGTCATCTCACCAATGATTATGTTATATTTCATTTCGTGAAgtttaaattaacaaaaaaaatgaaagagaattGTTGTGCACATATTTGAATAAACAACTTCCAATAATATACATCAGCTGAGCTACTTAAACGTGATTATTCTGATGATCATTCCACTGTGTGGTAAGTAAATATACATCTaagtaataatttttaatttgatcaaATTAATCAATCAATATGTTGTatgttattattaaaaaatgtttcaagatttatttttaacaatgtAGTATGACTGATATGGTGGAGCAGTATATCGGGCTTTCTCAAGTTGTGAAAGTAAAACACATGAAGAGCCTCGCAACATGGACTGACGATGGATATGCTGATTACATTCGTAATCAAGATTCATTTCATCTCGGGTAATAGtcattactttaaaaaaaaaatcataagatCACAAGCTCATCTCTAAGTTGAAAGTATCagtaatttaaagaaaaaaaatataaattatatttataatcttaaaaaataaaattatttatttatatggttgcaatttattttacaaacctaaaaaattgtttcaaacattttattcttaattttttcctaAAACCGTAAAGGTTTTTCAAACATAATAGATAGATGAaatgttattttgttgtttctattttatCGAGTAATAACTTAATACTTCCACTATTGATCTTTAACAAGTATATTTCAAGTTTTATTAACTagtttaatttacttttttggtaatGCTTATTGAATTGTTTCACGTATTACAATATGACATTTATCTACGGTTATCATTTGAAACGTACAAaagcaagaaaaataagaaatgaaatttaatatatactgGACTAGTTACATCATGTGTTTTGAAAATTATGGGGCGAGCCCAATCTGACCCTTATATTTTGACGGATCAAAAAAACATCAAATTGAACCATGCACTCCGTGGATTGGGGTTGCGATAGTTCATgccacattttaaatataaatatgttttttcaatttttttgttagatGATTATGGTAAGAATGAAAAATCATTAATGCAATTGGACAAAAATTAGTGGGTTTTCCCTATTTTCAAAAGACGCCACACTATTTAATTTTCACGATATGTTCTTCTCTCGTGAATAGTGAAATATTGTCCCAttaatctttttctctctttataactttcttttaattttattctccAATATTGTTCAAATCGCGAATAAAAAAGATTTCTAAACTTTATATTATCTTTTCTTAAAATCTACCTTTTGTTGTTATGGTACAAAATACATACTAATACAATtactaaaatgatattttcgtttcaatttttttttaaaaaatgatgtctatgtacttctattattttttatattttatatatatataaattatagtgtgagtaattgaaattttgacttgacatttaatttttaaaattattgagtaAAATATCCACTCTCCACCAAGTAATTTAGTTCTATGATTTTCAATTATTAATGTTGCATATAATTTCCCTCGTTCATATTGATGATTCATCAATTATTAATATGATTGTCATATAGGTATGATGTTTGGACAATAGGACAAACCACCGTGGATCTTATAGTTAGTACTCCAGATGTTTTTGAACTCACAAACTATGAAGCATTGAGGCTGATAAAAAAGATTAGTTATTCAGACAAATATTCCATTTTTCGGTAAGTATctacatacaaataataatttaaagattgaataatttaataattcaatataaatgtaTATAATGAGGAAAAAGTGTGTGAGAACTAACTTTCACCATTAATACACAATAATGCAGGTATGGCAGAGCAATGTATCAGACTGCCCGAGAGTGTTGTCATAGAAAAAATGAATAGGCTGACCACATGCACGGACAATGGATATGCTGATTATATTCGTAATCGGGATCCGTTACATTTGGGGTAATTAAGTTGTTTCTTTATTATCTTcgtatattttgaaaaataattaaaagtaattagtattttttttaataaaatgtagATTACAAGATGTTGAGCTTCTTAAGCTTGTACGTCTTCTCTTAAAAGCTTATCCAAATCAACGAATCGAAGTGGATGAAGCCCTTAGACATCCGTACTTTGGTGATTCCAGACCTACTAggtaataatttaatattctaTACTAACCCATTAACTACTTGCAACAACTGTCAgctaaattaatcaaattacattaattaattcaGCTAAATAACTAATCAGTACGACTTAACTGTATTTCTAACTAACTAATCTTAAAAGTCTAACTCTAACTAACATCTCGATATTaatgaataatattattaaatatattaatcaatTCTATGGTTTCTTTTCAAACATATATGATTCTTGGAATGTTGGTCTTGTTATCATGAAGTTCATACTTGGAGCTTCGAATGTTTTGGACTTTCATACTATGTGTCACATGAGTTGTTTAATCATGATcactatattaattaaaaaatgttttgaagatttatttttaattattatgtagTACAATTGGTATGGCGGAGAAGTGTATTGAGCTTTCTCAACTtgtgaaaataaaacaaatgaagAAGCTTGCAACTTGCACCGAATATGTATTAGCCGATTACGTTTGTAGTCGGGATACATTTGGTCTCGGGTAATAGTCAAGTGTttcacaaatataatttttttattcttgttttaaaaaccaattaattaattattattattatttcaaattttagatttcGTGGCGTTGAGCTTCTCAAGCTCGTACGTCTTTTGATGAGCATTGATCCTGATTTGCGTATCGGAGTGCGTAAAGCACTCCGACATTCATATTTTGTTGGTTTCAAATATACTAggtaataatttaatatttacactattaatttaagatatatattctcGATTTTTTTCTagttcaatttaatttttggtgatgttaattgattttttttcatttttgcagTATGTACAGTTACTTCACTTTTTTGACATTTGTTGTGCTATTGGGCAACATTTGGTACAGGTTGAAAGGTGCGGGTTGAGAGGTGCTATGGGTTGAATAGAGCATTGGTTCCTATTATCTTTTTTAGAACAATATTAAAGAAGTGCTCATAACACTACGCCTACTATGTGATATGTGAATTTCGTAAACATATCTTTTATGTGAATTTCGTAAACATATATTTTCCTACATATCACATAGTAGGAACACTACACCTACTATGTGAATTTCGTAAACATATCCTTTTGTTACAAGGTAGAAATTATATAATTCatcttcaaaataaattttacccCAATCTTAAacacaaaatcatattttgtaaatcctccatatttttataatacaaGCCTTTTCTAATATCATAGTAATAAAATCTAGAAAGCAAAGTTTTCAATAAAGGTAAGTTGTAATTTCTAACAGAAAACTAAAGCGGGTTGCAACTTTAAATCACGTCCTAGTATAATAAGCCTTCCAATTCTTTATAGGTAGTCGCACAAATAAACTAATCTGCTGACAAAAAATGAATGCAAAT
This region includes:
- the LOC125877694 gene encoding putative protein phosphatase 2C 76, whose translation is MNFDILDYDVGRGDDVEAVRVGAVAVFDGHIGSSASNMAARIFLDKFMLNLNNNSIEQSSDLMEILKSSLVTTINDIDAEFTKVAFEYHLYAGSTAVVSLIYNNHVLVANVGDSKAFLCYQKEISHENGDASLGSLLAKELTSDHNAHRLDEKARVEASGGVFKSILDFVPLLMGHFPMTRAIGDVPLKSYGIIADPEVTDWLSLTSKDEFLVVASDGIFESVTPQAVCDFLNEVEDYSNPSLLAHQLIQKAYLEGSNDNLSVVLVPLGSRDLL